One window of the Amycolatopsis mediterranei genome contains the following:
- a CDS encoding acetoacetate--CoA ligase produces MTHTADAPEVLWRPEPGHVADTKIEAFRRWLRAERGVEVDDYRALWEFSVERGPDFWAAVADFLSVRWHDQPGEVLSGGMPDAVWFEGGTLNYAEHALTPGVAGAAKADDETAVIFHREDGFASHLTYGELRAQVAAARAAFLELGVGKGDRVVALAPNCPQTLVAFLAAASIGAVWSSCSPDFGVRAVADRFVQIEPKVLFAVNAYAYNGRQFDIRTTIAELQAQLPSLAATVLVEYVGEGRMDGALDWAELLARHAGAPLLFEPVEFAHPLWVLYSSGTTGLPKGIVHGHGGITLEHLKALALQTDLGPGDRFFWFSTTGWMMWNFLISGLLVGTTIVLYDGSPGYPDLNALWHLAEQHRVTYFGTSAPFIQSCLKAGLKPAERYDLTGLRALGSTGAPLSVEGFRWIVDEVGKNVQICSVSGGTDLCAAFVASAPDVPVWLGELSCPALGAAVNAFDEAGNAVVEQVGELVITQPMPSMPVFFWNDPDGSRLREAYFEMYPGLWRHGDWIRITNRGSAVIYGRSDSTLNRGGVRMGTAEFYRVVEGYDEIADSLVVDTSAAGNEDGQLICFVVLAGGVALEDVEPRLRKELRSALSPRHVPDRFVVVSEIPRTLNGKKCEVPVKKILAGVAPDRAVSRDALANPAALTPFVELAGG; encoded by the coding sequence GTGACGCACACCGCCGACGCCCCCGAAGTGCTCTGGCGCCCCGAGCCGGGCCACGTTGCCGACACCAAGATCGAAGCCTTCCGCCGGTGGCTGCGCGCCGAGCGCGGCGTCGAGGTGGACGACTACCGCGCGCTGTGGGAGTTCTCGGTCGAGCGCGGCCCGGACTTCTGGGCGGCGGTCGCGGACTTCCTCAGCGTCCGCTGGCACGACCAGCCGGGTGAGGTGCTTTCGGGCGGGATGCCGGACGCCGTCTGGTTCGAGGGCGGCACGCTGAACTACGCCGAGCACGCGCTCACCCCCGGCGTCGCGGGCGCCGCGAAGGCCGACGACGAGACGGCGGTGATCTTCCACCGCGAAGACGGCTTCGCGAGCCACCTGACGTACGGCGAGCTTCGCGCGCAGGTCGCCGCGGCCCGGGCCGCGTTCCTGGAACTGGGCGTCGGCAAGGGCGACCGGGTGGTGGCCTTGGCGCCGAACTGCCCGCAGACGCTGGTCGCGTTCCTCGCCGCGGCGAGCATCGGGGCCGTCTGGTCGTCGTGCTCGCCGGACTTCGGCGTCCGCGCGGTCGCGGACCGGTTCGTGCAGATCGAGCCGAAGGTGCTGTTCGCGGTCAACGCCTACGCGTACAACGGCCGCCAGTTCGACATCCGGACGACGATCGCCGAGCTCCAGGCGCAGCTGCCGTCGCTGGCCGCGACCGTGCTCGTCGAGTACGTCGGCGAAGGCCGGATGGACGGCGCCCTCGACTGGGCCGAGCTGCTCGCGCGGCACGCGGGCGCGCCGCTGCTGTTCGAGCCGGTCGAATTCGCGCACCCGCTGTGGGTGCTGTACTCGTCGGGGACGACCGGCCTGCCGAAGGGCATCGTGCACGGGCACGGCGGCATCACGCTGGAGCACCTCAAGGCGCTCGCGCTGCAGACCGACCTCGGGCCCGGCGACCGGTTCTTCTGGTTCAGCACCACCGGCTGGATGATGTGGAACTTCCTCATCTCCGGCCTGCTGGTCGGCACCACGATCGTGCTCTACGACGGCAGCCCGGGGTACCCGGACCTGAACGCGCTCTGGCACCTGGCCGAGCAGCACCGCGTCACCTACTTCGGCACGTCGGCCCCGTTCATCCAGAGCTGCCTCAAGGCCGGCCTGAAGCCCGCCGAACGCTACGACCTGACCGGCCTGCGCGCGCTGGGCTCCACGGGTGCGCCGCTGAGCGTCGAAGGCTTCCGGTGGATCGTCGACGAGGTCGGGAAGAACGTCCAGATCTGCTCGGTCTCCGGTGGCACCGACCTGTGCGCGGCGTTCGTCGCGTCGGCGCCCGACGTCCCGGTGTGGCTCGGTGAGCTGTCCTGCCCGGCGCTCGGTGCCGCGGTGAACGCCTTCGACGAGGCGGGCAACGCGGTCGTCGAGCAGGTCGGCGAGCTGGTCATCACCCAGCCGATGCCGTCGATGCCGGTGTTCTTCTGGAACGACCCCGACGGCTCGCGGCTGCGGGAGGCCTACTTCGAGATGTACCCCGGCCTGTGGCGCCACGGGGACTGGATCCGCATCACGAACCGCGGCTCGGCGGTGATCTACGGCCGCAGCGATTCGACGCTCAACCGCGGCGGCGTCCGGATGGGTACGGCGGAGTTCTACCGGGTCGTCGAGGGCTACGACGAGATCGCGGACTCGCTGGTCGTGGACACCTCGGCGGCCGGGAACGAGGATGGTCAGCTGATCTGTTTCGTGGTGCTCGCCGGCGGCGTCGCGCTCGAAGACGTCGAGCCGCGGCTGCGCAAGGAGCTTCGTAGCGCGCTGTCACCGCGCCATGTACCCGATCGGTTTGTCGTGGTTTCCGAGATTCCTCGTACCTTGAACGGTAAGAAGTGTGAGGTACCGGTGAAGAAGATCCTCGCCGGTGTGGCTCCCGACCGGGCCGTCAGCCGTGACGCGCTGGCCAACCCGGCGGCGCTGACGCCGTTCGTGGAGCTCGCCGGGGGGTAG
- a CDS encoding dienelactone hydrolase family protein produces the protein MTSTSTVDYQRTDGGTLRLTFSEPEGALRGGLVVLHEADGVTDGVRLLLASLATEGWLTVTPHLENDRLTQQDLLDATDLTLAWLVERGVQADLLGVMGFDLGGSAALVVASHRKLGAAVSVGGQQAVELPALVEIAGRLTSPWLGMYGDAGDEAGGADVERLRDAAASAKVATNVVHYPGANHRFDADPDAAAEAWQRTLNWFDAHLR, from the coding sequence ATGACGTCGACCTCCACCGTGGACTACCAGCGCACCGACGGCGGCACCCTGCGCCTGACCTTTTCGGAACCCGAGGGCGCGCTACGCGGCGGCTTGGTGGTGCTCCACGAAGCCGACGGCGTCACGGACGGGGTCCGGCTGCTGCTCGCCAGCCTCGCCACGGAGGGCTGGCTGACCGTCACCCCGCACCTGGAGAACGACCGCCTCACGCAGCAGGACCTGCTCGACGCGACCGACCTCACCCTCGCCTGGCTGGTCGAGCGGGGCGTCCAGGCCGACCTGCTCGGCGTGATGGGCTTCGACCTCGGCGGCAGCGCGGCCCTCGTCGTCGCGTCGCACCGCAAGCTCGGTGCCGCGGTCAGCGTCGGCGGGCAGCAGGCCGTCGAACTCCCCGCGCTGGTCGAGATCGCCGGGCGGCTCACCAGCCCGTGGCTCGGCATGTACGGCGACGCCGGCGACGAGGCGGGCGGCGCCGACGTCGAGCGCCTGCGCGACGCCGCCGCGTCGGCGAAGGTCGCCACGAACGTCGTCCACTACCCCGGGGCGAACCACCGCTTCGACGCCGATCCGGACGCGGCCGCGGAGGCCTGGCAGCGCACGCTCAACTGGTTCGACGCGCACCTGCGGTAA
- a CDS encoding phosphatidylglycerol lysyltransferase domain-containing protein: MVTGTRAQITWKAAGATTVGVITWVTRLAGLMTLGSILIPAGRRSLRGHLAEWLELPQEATVAAATVALVMGVLLVMLAAGLRRRKRRAWQLAVGATVLLTMSHLGLKHVFGAGLVSVVLLVGLIANRRYFVAKPDPVVGRWRAVRVFVQLALAGFVINVILLSVAPRAALEPMGFGDRLAESALALVAASGPAVFHQMWLEDFTTAVGLLFGLAALLVSAYFLLRSAEPAPRLSDEEVARLRRLLDEHGERDSLGYFALRRDKFAVFSRTGKAAVTYRVIAGVALCSADPLGDHEAWPGAIEEYLEVCRRGGWVPAAMGVSELGATVWARFGLEVLEIGDEAVVDAAGFTLDGRTMRGVRQAAARTKRAGYKVLVRRAEDLRPGELEELEVLAATWRGTDTERGFSMALGRMGDPRSVLVTAEQGGRVRGVLQFVPWGPTGLSLDVMRRDRSADNGVNELMISELLLAAGRHGVSQVSLNFAAFRALMEQGQRIGAGPVAKTAAKVLHFFSRWIQIETLYRFNAKFQPRWVPRYLVYPGVRELPRVGIATFEAEGLGGRSPRLLRLLRRA, encoded by the coding sequence GTGGTGACGGGGACACGCGCGCAGATCACCTGGAAGGCGGCCGGAGCCACCACCGTCGGGGTGATCACCTGGGTGACCCGGCTGGCGGGGCTGATGACCCTGGGCTCGATCCTGATCCCGGCCGGGCGGCGCAGCCTGCGCGGGCACCTGGCCGAGTGGCTGGAGCTGCCGCAGGAGGCGACGGTCGCCGCGGCGACCGTCGCGCTGGTCATGGGCGTGCTGCTGGTGATGCTGGCCGCGGGGCTCCGGCGGCGCAAGCGCCGGGCCTGGCAGCTGGCGGTCGGCGCGACGGTGCTGCTCACGATGTCGCACCTCGGGCTGAAGCACGTCTTCGGCGCCGGCCTGGTGTCGGTGGTGCTGCTGGTGGGCCTGATCGCGAACCGGCGCTACTTCGTGGCGAAGCCGGACCCGGTGGTCGGGCGCTGGCGGGCGGTGCGCGTGTTCGTCCAGCTGGCGCTGGCCGGGTTCGTGATCAACGTCATCCTGCTGTCCGTGGCGCCGCGCGCGGCCCTGGAGCCGATGGGCTTCGGCGACCGGCTCGCGGAGTCGGCGCTCGCGCTGGTCGCCGCCAGCGGGCCCGCGGTGTTCCACCAGATGTGGCTGGAGGACTTCACCACCGCCGTCGGCCTGCTGTTCGGCCTCGCCGCGCTCCTGGTTTCGGCGTACTTCCTGTTGCGCTCGGCCGAGCCGGCACCGCGGCTGAGCGACGAGGAAGTCGCGCGGCTGCGCCGGCTGCTGGACGAGCACGGCGAGCGGGACTCGCTCGGGTACTTCGCGCTGCGACGGGACAAGTTCGCGGTGTTCTCGAGGACGGGCAAGGCCGCGGTCACCTACCGCGTGATCGCCGGGGTCGCGCTCTGCTCGGCCGACCCGCTGGGCGACCACGAGGCCTGGCCGGGCGCGATCGAGGAGTACCTGGAGGTCTGCCGCCGCGGCGGCTGGGTCCCGGCGGCGATGGGCGTCTCCGAACTCGGCGCGACGGTCTGGGCCCGGTTCGGCCTGGAGGTCCTGGAGATCGGCGACGAAGCCGTCGTCGACGCGGCCGGCTTCACCTTGGACGGCCGCACCATGCGCGGCGTCCGCCAGGCGGCGGCCCGCACCAAGCGCGCGGGCTACAAGGTGCTGGTGCGCCGGGCCGAGGACCTGCGTCCGGGCGAGCTGGAGGAGCTGGAGGTCCTGGCGGCCACCTGGCGGGGCACGGACACCGAGCGCGGCTTCTCGATGGCGCTGGGCCGCATGGGCGACCCCCGTTCGGTGCTGGTGACAGCAGAGCAGGGCGGCCGGGTCCGCGGCGTGCTCCAGTTCGTGCCGTGGGGCCCGACGGGGCTCTCACTGGACGTCATGCGCCGCGACCGCAGCGCCGACAACGGCGTCAACGAGCTGATGATCTCGGAGCTCCTGCTGGCGGCGGGCCGCCACGGCGTCTCACAGGTCTCCCTGAACTTCGCGGCGTTCCGCGCGCTGATGGAGCAGGGGCAGCGCATCGGCGCGGGCCCGGTCGCCAAAACGGCGGCGAAGGTGCTGCACTTCTTCTCGCGCTGGATCCAGATCGAGACGCTGTACCGGTTCAACGCGAAGTTCCAGCCGCGCTGGGTGCCTCGCTACCTGGTGTATCCGGGGGTGCGCGAACTCCCGCGCGTGGGCATCGCGACGTTCGAGGCCGAGGGCCTGGGCGGCCGTTCCCCGCGCCTGCTCAGACTCCTGCGGCGGGCGTAA